Part of the Syntrophales bacterium genome is shown below.
CTCGTCAATGGTCCCTGCGGAGGAACCAGGGAGGGAAAATGTGAGATTGACCCGCAAAAGGATTGCGCCTGGACATTGATTTACCAGCGCCTGGAGAACTTAGGGAAGCTGGACCTCATGCGGAGGTACCAGGGGCCGAGAAATCACCAGGTAGCTCCTCGTCCAGGAGTCTTTTTCGTTCCCCAGGAAGAAAGGAGTATCTAAGCCATGGCCGCAAGCTTTAAAGAAACTTTAGCCTCTGGCAAGTTTATCGTTACCAGTGAGGTTGGTCCGCCCAAGGGAACGAACCTGGAAAAAATGATCCATCATATCGCCCTCCTGAAGGATTGCGTGGCGGCGATAAATCTTACCGACCACCAGAGTTCCGTCATGCGCTATCCCTCTCTGGGAGCAGCACTTCTGGTAAAGGAACAGGGGGGGGAACCTATTCTCCAGATGACCTGCCGGGATCGGAACAGGTTGGCCCTCCAGGCTGATCTTCTCTTTGCCTATAGTCGGGGGATACGCAATGTCCTCTGCCTGACCGGTGATTCCATCGTGGTAGGTGACCATAAGGAGGCGAGAGGGGTTTTTGATCTGGATTCCTCCCAGCTTCTGGCGGCCATCCGCCTACTCGAGAAGGGTAAAGACCTGGGGGGGAATGAACTGGACGGTACGGTATCCTTCTGTGCCGGGGCTATTGTGACCCCGGAGGCCAATCCCCTGGAGCCTCAGTTGATCAAATTTGAAAAGAAGATAGAGGCCGGGGCGGAGTTCATCCAGACCCAGGCCATCTACGACCTGGATAAATTCAGAGATTTTATGTCCTATGCCCGTCAATTTCCCGTGAAGATACTGGCGGGTATTATTCTTCTCACCTCCGCCCCCATGGCCCGCTACATGAATAAAAATGTACCGGGCGTCAGGGTGCCGCAGGAACTGATTGATGAAATGGCCGCCGCCCCCAAGGGAAGTGCCCTGGGCAAGGGGATCGAGATAGCCGGGCGTATGATCCGTGAGATCAAGGAGGAACGGATCTGCGATGGGGTCCATATTATGGCTATCGGGAAAGAGGAGGTAGTACCGGAGATTTTAAAAGAGGCAGGGCTCTGACCCCGGCCAGACCATGGGGGGACATGAATGTATTCCGCCTTAAGGGCAGAGGGGCGCGTGTGATGCACCCCCTAACGCTCACTTCACTGCAAAGGCAACAACTTGCGCTGCGCGCTCAAACATTTGCCTTTGCGGACATTTCGCTTTGCGAAGAATGGTTGCGAAAAAATCTTGCATTAGCTACGTGAATCTTCAATCCAGCTCCGCTGATGCTGCGAATTCGCCCTTTCTGAAGCCAATTTTCAATTTTGCAAAGGTCTTATTCTTGATATTTGAATGAGAGG
Proteins encoded:
- a CDS encoding methylenetetrahydrofolate reductase; this encodes MAASFKETLASGKFIVTSEVGPPKGTNLEKMIHHIALLKDCVAAINLTDHQSSVMRYPSLGAALLVKEQGGEPILQMTCRDRNRLALQADLLFAYSRGIRNVLCLTGDSIVVGDHKEARGVFDLDSSQLLAAIRLLEKGKDLGGNELDGTVSFCAGAIVTPEANPLEPQLIKFEKKIEAGAEFIQTQAIYDLDKFRDFMSYARQFPVKILAGIILLTSAPMARYMNKNVPGVRVPQELIDEMAAAPKGSALGKGIEIAGRMIREIKEERICDGVHIMAIGKEEVVPEILKEAGL